From the Microbacterium sp. W4I4 genome, one window contains:
- a CDS encoding mannitol dehydrogenase family protein — protein sequence MAEYVLDATAVLPADVEGPGYDRGAVRAGIAHIGVGGFHRSHQAMYVDRLLNAGGDAREWGICGIGLLEHDARMRDALAAQDELYTLVLKSAGGVRQARVIGSIVEYVYAPDDRAAAVERLTDPAIRIVSMTVTEGGYNVHRATGEFDAQGPGIQDDLATPGEPRTVFGLVVEALRLRRERGVDPFTVMSCDNIPGNGSVARGAFMAFARMRDAELSEWIGEQVAFPNSMVDRITPVTAQSDIDELRERFGVVDAWPVVAEPWEQWVLEDHFPTGRPAFEQVGVQMVDDVIPYELMKLRLLNCTHQAMAYFGHLFGYVYAHEAVADPLIRRLLVDYMDREATPTLPPVPGIDLVAYKASLLERYANPDVRDTLARLCADTTDRIPTWMVPVVREQLDAGGEVRLCAAIVASWARYAEGIDEEGRPIEVVDRLRDRVVAAALRDRQEPGAFLDDRELFGDLRDDSRFVDAYVEAVGLIRDLGAREALRRIVGESAPS from the coding sequence ATGGCGGAGTACGTGCTCGATGCGACGGCGGTGCTGCCGGCTGACGTCGAGGGCCCTGGTTACGACCGCGGTGCGGTCCGCGCCGGCATCGCTCACATCGGTGTCGGCGGGTTCCACCGTTCGCACCAGGCGATGTACGTGGATCGCCTGCTGAACGCAGGAGGCGATGCGCGCGAGTGGGGCATCTGCGGCATCGGGCTGCTGGAGCACGATGCGCGGATGCGGGACGCGCTGGCCGCGCAGGACGAGCTGTACACGCTCGTGCTGAAGAGCGCCGGCGGCGTGCGCCAGGCTCGGGTGATCGGCTCGATCGTGGAGTACGTCTACGCGCCCGACGATCGCGCCGCGGCCGTGGAGCGGCTGACCGACCCGGCGATCCGCATCGTGTCGATGACGGTCACCGAGGGCGGATACAACGTTCACCGGGCGACCGGCGAGTTCGATGCGCAGGGCCCAGGCATCCAGGACGACCTCGCGACTCCCGGTGAGCCGCGGACGGTCTTCGGGCTGGTCGTGGAGGCGCTGCGGCTGCGCCGCGAGCGCGGGGTGGATCCGTTCACCGTCATGTCGTGCGACAACATTCCTGGCAACGGCTCGGTGGCGCGGGGCGCGTTCATGGCGTTCGCGCGGATGCGGGATGCCGAACTGTCCGAGTGGATCGGCGAGCAGGTGGCCTTCCCGAACTCGATGGTCGACCGCATCACCCCGGTGACCGCGCAGAGCGACATCGACGAGCTGCGGGAGCGGTTCGGAGTGGTGGATGCCTGGCCCGTCGTCGCCGAGCCATGGGAGCAGTGGGTGCTGGAGGATCACTTCCCGACGGGGCGCCCCGCCTTCGAGCAGGTGGGCGTGCAGATGGTCGACGACGTCATCCCGTACGAGCTGATGAAGCTGCGCCTGCTGAACTGCACCCATCAGGCGATGGCCTACTTCGGTCACCTGTTCGGTTACGTGTACGCGCATGAGGCCGTGGCCGACCCGCTGATCCGCCGCCTGCTGGTGGACTACATGGATCGGGAGGCGACGCCCACGCTGCCGCCCGTGCCGGGGATCGACCTGGTGGCGTACAAGGCCTCGCTGCTGGAACGCTATGCGAATCCCGACGTGCGCGACACCCTCGCCCGACTGTGCGCCGACACCACCGACCGGATTCCGACGTGGATGGTTCCGGTGGTGCGCGAGCAGTTGGATGCCGGTGGCGAGGTGCGTCTGTGCGCCGCGATCGTCGCGAGCTGGGCGCGATATGCCGAGGGGATCGACGAGGAGGGCCGGCCGATCGAGGTGGTGGACAGGCTTCGCGATCGCGTGGTCGCCGCCGCTCTCCGCGACCGTCAGGAGCCCGGAGCCTTCCTCGACGATCGTGAGCTCTTCGGCGATCTGAGAGATGACTCCCGGTTCGTCGACGCATACGTGGAAGCTGTGGGGCTGATCCGCGATCTGGGCGCCCGCGAGGCGCTGCGGAGGATCGTCGGAGAGTCCGCGCCTTCGTGA
- a CDS encoding FAD-dependent oxidoreductase → MTDTVLEPARETPVVGHFDVIVAGGGPAGVIAAVAAARGGARTLLIERYGFVGGMATSALVTPISEFRVGGKQHIGGIPLELMRRAAELGGAELERDSGNWPVNDELFKLAAQRMLLESGVTLLLHTWFADTVATDGRVGHVIVQNKAGRVAYACEAVVDCTGDADVVRSAGLPTTKGDVLQPATLWFQLGGVDTDALQHLFGDAVDGILPVSETIRGRLAELHEAGEAPLFGGPWINEFFHDGMVSINVLREPTDASEPAWFSRTETSLREKMHQLIEVLRREFPEFRDAWLAKSGIQTGVRETHHIVGLYELAKDDIVHPKAFPDTVAKGAHTIDIHHVDSIDQDDLLILRQAYNVPFRSLVPRGSDNVVTAGRCLCADGPGFGSVRVMATCMAMGQGAGSAAALAVQHGLSMSEMDFDLLRQTLIEGGAIVDFDDVGSFAGTR, encoded by the coding sequence ATGACGGACACCGTGCTCGAGCCGGCGCGTGAGACGCCGGTCGTCGGGCACTTCGATGTGATCGTCGCGGGCGGTGGCCCCGCCGGCGTGATCGCCGCGGTCGCGGCCGCCCGGGGCGGGGCGCGCACCCTGCTGATCGAGCGGTACGGTTTCGTGGGCGGGATGGCGACCAGCGCGCTGGTCACGCCGATCAGCGAGTTCCGCGTGGGCGGCAAGCAGCACATCGGCGGCATCCCGCTGGAGCTGATGCGACGCGCTGCAGAGCTCGGCGGGGCCGAACTCGAACGCGACAGCGGCAACTGGCCCGTCAACGACGAGCTCTTCAAGCTGGCGGCGCAGCGGATGCTGCTCGAGAGCGGCGTGACGCTGCTGCTGCACACCTGGTTCGCCGACACGGTCGCGACGGACGGCCGTGTCGGTCATGTGATCGTGCAGAACAAGGCGGGACGCGTGGCGTACGCGTGCGAGGCGGTGGTCGACTGCACCGGGGATGCCGATGTCGTGCGCTCCGCGGGGCTGCCGACCACCAAGGGCGATGTTCTGCAGCCGGCGACGCTGTGGTTCCAGCTCGGCGGTGTCGACACCGATGCGCTGCAGCATCTCTTCGGCGACGCGGTCGACGGCATCCTGCCGGTGTCGGAGACGATCCGCGGGCGCCTGGCCGAGCTGCACGAGGCCGGTGAGGCGCCGCTGTTCGGCGGCCCGTGGATCAACGAGTTCTTCCACGACGGCATGGTGAGCATCAACGTGCTGAGGGAGCCGACCGATGCGAGCGAGCCGGCGTGGTTCTCGCGCACCGAGACGAGCCTGCGCGAGAAGATGCATCAACTCATCGAGGTGCTGCGGCGGGAGTTCCCGGAGTTCCGCGACGCATGGCTGGCGAAGTCCGGCATCCAGACCGGCGTGCGCGAGACGCACCACATCGTGGGGCTGTACGAGCTCGCGAAGGATGACATCGTGCATCCGAAGGCGTTCCCCGACACAGTGGCGAAGGGGGCGCACACGATCGACATCCACCACGTGGACAGCATCGATCAGGACGACCTGCTCATCCTGCGTCAGGCCTACAACGTGCCGTTCCGCAGCCTCGTGCCGCGGGGGAGCGACAACGTGGTGACGGCGGGTCGCTGCCTGTGCGCCGACGGGCCGGGCTTCGGCTCGGTGCGGGTGATGGCGACGTGCATGGCGATGGGGCAGGGGGCGGGTTCGGCCGCTGCGCTCGCCGTGCAGCACGGACTTTCGATGTCGGAGATGGATTTCGACCTGCTGCGGCAGACGCTGATCGAAGGCGGCGCCATCGTCGACTTCGACGACGTCGGGTCGTTCGCGGGCACAAGGTGA
- a CDS encoding LuxR C-terminal-related transcriptional regulator, which yields MGSSHRVRVQWDCDGLNLLVSIRDDGQGTLTVHDESLRPIAERVTALDGILSVDATPGWGSSVDVTLPLNPRSDTRPLADGASLTAREYDVLRLVTAGERNQAIALQLGISANTVKFHVSNLLRKLGARTRAELTALALSR from the coding sequence GTGGGGAGCTCTCACCGCGTACGCGTCCAGTGGGACTGCGACGGACTCAACCTTCTGGTCAGCATCCGAGACGACGGGCAAGGCACCCTGACCGTGCACGACGAATCGCTGCGACCGATCGCCGAGCGGGTCACCGCCTTGGACGGCATCCTGAGCGTCGACGCCACACCGGGATGGGGTTCCTCCGTGGATGTCACCCTCCCCCTGAACCCGCGTTCTGACACCAGGCCGCTCGCCGACGGGGCGTCCCTCACCGCACGCGAGTACGACGTGCTGCGTCTGGTCACCGCCGGCGAACGCAATCAGGCCATCGCCCTTCAACTCGGAATCAGTGCCAACACGGTCAAGTTCCACGTGTCGAACCTGCTGCGCAAGCTCGGCGCCAGGACGCGAGCGGAACTCACCGCCCTGGCGCTGTCCCGATAG
- the fdhA gene encoding formaldehyde dehydrogenase, glutathione-independent, with product MSGNRAVAYEGPGVVKVIDTDYPDFELHDGPGVNPANVGRKIPHGVILRTVATNICGSDQHMVRGRTTAPAGLVLGHEITGEVVEAGPDVEFIKVGDIVSVPFNISCGRCRNCKEGKTGICLNVNPDRPGSAYGYVDMGGWVGGQAEYVLVPYADWNLLKFPDRDQALEKILDLTMLSDIFPTGFHGAVTAGVGVGSTVYIAGAGPVGLAAAVGAQLLGAAVVIVGDMNEDRLAQARSFGCETVDVGAGTVPDQLEQLLGVPEVDAAVDAVGFEARSEGHGAKAKEAPATVLNSLMDVTGAGGAIGIPGLYVTGDPGAVDDAAKVGSLSISLGTGWAKSLSFTTGQCPVMRYNRQLMMAILHDRVHIAKAVNAKAITLDEAPQGYAEFDAGAATKYVLNPNGYIKE from the coding sequence ATGTCTGGAAACAGAGCTGTCGCCTACGAGGGTCCCGGCGTGGTGAAGGTGATCGATACGGATTACCCCGACTTCGAGCTTCATGACGGCCCCGGCGTGAATCCGGCGAACGTGGGTCGGAAGATTCCGCACGGCGTCATCCTCCGCACCGTCGCGACCAACATCTGCGGGTCGGATCAGCACATGGTGCGCGGTCGCACGACGGCTCCCGCAGGTCTGGTGCTCGGCCATGAGATCACCGGCGAAGTGGTCGAGGCGGGTCCGGATGTGGAGTTCATCAAGGTCGGCGACATCGTCTCGGTGCCCTTCAACATCTCCTGCGGACGCTGTCGGAACTGCAAGGAGGGAAAGACCGGCATCTGCCTGAACGTCAATCCCGACCGACCCGGCAGCGCCTACGGCTACGTCGACATGGGCGGGTGGGTCGGCGGCCAAGCGGAATACGTGCTCGTGCCCTACGCCGACTGGAACCTGCTGAAGTTCCCCGACCGCGATCAGGCCCTGGAGAAGATCCTCGATCTCACCATGCTGTCCGACATCTTCCCGACCGGCTTCCACGGTGCCGTCACCGCCGGGGTGGGCGTGGGCTCGACGGTCTACATCGCGGGCGCGGGCCCGGTGGGTCTCGCGGCAGCGGTCGGCGCACAGCTGCTGGGTGCCGCGGTGGTGATCGTCGGCGATATGAATGAGGACCGCCTCGCACAGGCCCGCAGCTTCGGCTGCGAGACGGTCGACGTCGGCGCCGGCACGGTGCCCGATCAACTCGAACAGCTCCTGGGCGTACCGGAGGTGGATGCCGCGGTCGACGCGGTCGGATTCGAGGCCCGCAGCGAAGGACACGGCGCCAAGGCGAAGGAGGCCCCGGCCACCGTCCTCAACTCGCTCATGGATGTCACCGGCGCGGGCGGCGCCATCGGCATCCCCGGCCTCTACGTCACGGGTGACCCCGGCGCCGTCGACGACGCGGCCAAGGTCGGTTCCCTCTCGATCAGTCTGGGCACCGGCTGGGCGAAGTCGCTGTCCTTCACCACCGGGCAGTGCCCGGTGATGCGCTACAACCGCCAGCTCATGATGGCGATCCTGCACGACAGGGTCCACATCGCCAAGGCCGTCAACGCCAAGGCGATCACCTTGGATGAGGCGCCGCAGGGCTACGCCGAGTTCGACGCCGGCGCCGCCACCAAGTACGTGCTGAACCCCAACGGATACATCAAGGAGTAG
- a CDS encoding heme-binding protein codes for MTSVNLEDARRVIAAAEKKATEIGQPMNIAVVDSGGNLVAHVRQDGAWIGSVNISINKAWTSRAFDITTKDLGDNSQPTQQFFGIQNTNGGKVAIFAGGIPLVRDGDVVGAVGVSGGSGEQDHSVAEAGAAAL; via the coding sequence ATGACCAGTGTCAACCTCGAAGATGCACGTCGCGTCATCGCCGCAGCCGAGAAGAAGGCCACGGAGATCGGCCAGCCCATGAACATCGCCGTCGTCGATTCCGGCGGCAATCTCGTCGCCCACGTCCGACAGGACGGCGCCTGGATCGGCAGCGTGAACATCTCGATCAACAAGGCCTGGACCTCCAGAGCCTTCGACATCACGACCAAGGATCTGGGCGACAACTCCCAGCCGACCCAGCAGTTCTTCGGCATCCAGAACACCAACGGCGGGAAGGTCGCGATCTTCGCCGGCGGCATTCCTCTCGTGCGCGACGGCGACGTCGTGGGCGCCGTGGGTGTCAGCGGAGGCTCCGGCGAGCAGGATCACTCGGTCGCCGAAGCAGGAGCGGCAGCACTGTAG
- a CDS encoding DUF6772 family protein, which translates to MQKFLSYDRGLERFNPLNRVITYDDFDTGYNGWMDLTPNFVYDDYESFDSVVDLTSWPANQLSSAAMRFASSHGSMEGTYSLKVTTAPTGGPHTEPPRPGSMGHAIKRLSRFGDPDLIQIEAWYSYTPTQDRFGIGEDDIRAIGFFFDVQDAEHRYMPGVRYVNALGGKPVRRWQYYRVADGVTPTDWNFGVENGWCVPGVDNQWYGRRFEDGSGDGYDWIPGGEQELLFNESPDKINWLYFRLTVDIRNRRYVELQSMDQVFDMRELEPTLVPGYKSIKDLINPIFFIETDTDRSVSLFLDSVVYSCE; encoded by the coding sequence ATGCAGAAATTCCTCAGCTACGACCGCGGCCTCGAGCGGTTCAACCCGCTGAACCGCGTCATCACCTACGACGACTTCGACACCGGCTACAACGGCTGGATGGACCTCACCCCCAACTTCGTCTACGACGATTACGAGTCCTTCGACTCGGTGGTGGATCTGACCAGCTGGCCGGCCAACCAGCTCAGCTCGGCGGCGATGCGGTTCGCCTCCTCCCACGGTTCGATGGAGGGCACGTACTCCCTCAAGGTCACCACCGCTCCCACCGGCGGCCCGCACACCGAGCCCCCGCGGCCGGGCAGCATGGGGCATGCGATCAAGCGCCTGTCCCGGTTCGGTGACCCCGACCTCATCCAGATCGAGGCCTGGTACTCGTACACGCCGACGCAGGACCGGTTCGGGATCGGCGAGGACGACATCCGCGCGATCGGGTTCTTCTTCGATGTTCAGGATGCCGAGCACCGATACATGCCCGGTGTGCGCTACGTGAACGCGCTCGGCGGCAAGCCGGTGCGGCGCTGGCAGTACTACCGGGTCGCCGACGGTGTGACCCCGACGGACTGGAACTTCGGCGTCGAGAACGGCTGGTGCGTGCCCGGCGTCGACAACCAGTGGTACGGACGGCGCTTCGAGGACGGCTCGGGCGACGGCTACGACTGGATCCCGGGCGGTGAGCAGGAGCTGCTGTTCAACGAGAGCCCCGACAAGATCAACTGGCTGTACTTCCGGCTGACCGTCGACATCCGCAACCGCCGGTACGTCGAACTGCAGTCGATGGATCAGGTCTTCGACATGCGGGAGCTGGAGCCGACCCTCGTACCGGGATACAAGTCGATCAAGGATCTGATCAACCCGATCTTCTTCATCGAGACCGACACCGATCGATCGGTGAGCCTGTTCCTGGACTCCGTGGTGTATTCGTGCGAATGA
- a CDS encoding DUF6385 domain-containing protein, producing MQQNNTSVLARRIVIDGDFASQAYEAGWASEAVVFVQVEGEHPQLTLATEISPDGINWIRRGDVVTLAADAAIAELSLARFGNWLRVTVAGASAEATARILIHVNGKG from the coding sequence ATGCAGCAGAACAACACGTCGGTGCTGGCGCGACGGATCGTCATCGACGGAGATTTCGCCAGCCAGGCGTACGAGGCGGGATGGGCGAGCGAGGCCGTGGTCTTCGTGCAGGTGGAGGGCGAGCATCCGCAGTTGACGCTCGCGACCGAGATCTCGCCGGACGGGATCAACTGGATCCGTCGCGGCGATGTCGTGACGCTGGCCGCGGATGCCGCGATCGCCGAGCTCTCGCTCGCGCGATTCGGCAACTGGCTGCGCGTCACCGTCGCCGGGGCGTCGGCCGAGGCGACGGCCCGGATCCTGATCCACGTCAACGGCAAGGGCTGA
- a CDS encoding plasmid pRiA4b ORF-3 family protein, which translates to MTRFRLRVSLVGSEPEIWRVFDIHQNVRLRMLHIALQTMMGWRESHLHAFTDVDPLSPPSGPVRRWKSPDFDDQMDGTLSEDDFLVGDILGDAESLWYEYDFGDGWVHRIDVVERMPDEALLAPVVLLDGAGRGPFEDSGGPHGYAEKLTIAADPQHPEHEEITAWIRATVGPWAPTSPGAFDLVGIQGELNLLFNPEESGISPMDMSGIVKSDRHRRPGDVDEASPIASLASALPPPIRAELRQRLHASGILEPTDIDAETAARIVRPFVWLMDAIGPDGLALTSAGWMPPATVLAGMTALGWADDWIGKGNREDLTPPIANLRETAQRMGLVRVQKGRLLLSAAAKTALNDPQLQLRLVATGLYRKLRDAETDAATLLLLAIADGTPRNDRWQTVAFGLEMCGWQSASGRMFTPLDIDHATFQARQVLDLIGGSSRGSRRRADDPDLALFAREALR; encoded by the coding sequence ATGACCCGATTCCGCCTGCGCGTGTCGCTCGTCGGCAGCGAACCCGAGATCTGGCGCGTCTTCGACATCCACCAGAACGTCAGGCTGCGGATGCTGCACATCGCCCTGCAGACGATGATGGGCTGGCGGGAGTCGCATCTGCACGCGTTCACCGACGTCGATCCGCTCTCGCCGCCGTCGGGTCCCGTCCGACGGTGGAAGTCGCCGGACTTCGACGACCAGATGGACGGCACGCTCTCCGAAGACGACTTCCTTGTCGGGGACATCCTCGGCGACGCGGAATCCCTCTGGTACGAGTACGACTTCGGCGACGGATGGGTGCACCGGATCGACGTCGTGGAGCGGATGCCGGATGAAGCCCTCCTGGCGCCCGTCGTGCTGCTCGATGGCGCAGGCCGCGGCCCGTTCGAGGACTCCGGCGGCCCGCACGGGTACGCCGAGAAGCTCACGATCGCGGCCGATCCGCAGCATCCGGAGCACGAAGAGATCACCGCCTGGATCCGCGCCACCGTCGGGCCGTGGGCGCCGACCAGCCCGGGCGCGTTCGACCTCGTCGGCATCCAGGGCGAGCTGAACCTGCTGTTCAACCCCGAGGAATCGGGCATCTCCCCGATGGACATGTCCGGAATCGTCAAGTCCGATCGGCACCGCCGCCCCGGAGACGTCGACGAGGCGTCGCCGATCGCGAGCCTGGCATCCGCCCTCCCGCCGCCGATCCGCGCAGAACTGCGCCAACGCCTGCACGCCTCCGGCATCCTCGAACCGACCGACATCGACGCCGAGACCGCCGCGCGCATCGTCCGCCCGTTCGTCTGGCTGATGGATGCCATCGGCCCCGACGGTCTCGCCCTCACCTCCGCCGGATGGATGCCGCCGGCCACCGTGCTGGCCGGCATGACCGCGCTCGGCTGGGCCGACGACTGGATCGGGAAGGGCAACCGCGAAGACCTGACGCCGCCGATCGCCAACCTGCGCGAGACAGCGCAGCGGATGGGGCTCGTGCGCGTGCAGAAGGGCCGACTGCTGCTGAGCGCGGCCGCCAAGACGGCGCTGAACGATCCGCAGCTGCAGCTGCGTCTCGTGGCGACCGGCCTGTACCGCAAGCTCCGTGACGCCGAGACGGATGCGGCGACTCTCCTTCTGCTGGCGATCGCCGACGGCACCCCGCGCAACGACCGCTGGCAGACCGTCGCCTTCGGACTGGAGATGTGCGGGTGGCAGTCGGCCAGCGGTCGCATGTTCACCCCGCTCGACATCGACCACGCGACCTTTCAGGCGCGGCAGGTGCTCGACCTGATCGGCGGGTCATCCCGAGGCAGCCGGCGGCGAGCCGACGACCCCGACCTGGCGCTGTTCGCACGGGAAGCGCTGCGGTAG